The following is a genomic window from Nicotiana tabacum cultivar K326 chromosome 3, ASM71507v2, whole genome shotgun sequence.
ACCGAGCAAGCCCTAATTTGACAAAATCTGGAACCTTCGAGTAGCCAAAATTCAATCAAAAAAATGGAAACTTCACGCTAATACAGCTTCTCCGATGACAGCAATgaaaaaatccaaccaaaaaaGTAACTTCCAGTCGAGAAATCAACGGAAACCACCAAACTCTGACGACATCGAAAACTGGACGAAATCAGGTGAGGGTAACATCGCTCTATAGAGGAGAGTAAGGACTGACCGTctcccgctctgataccatgttaataCAGAAAACATCAGCTCAATCAAAAGGATCGTCAATGGAGATTAGGGATTCTAGATCCTTCTTATCAGAGAGAAAGATACAAACGAGGCAGTGAGAGATGGAAAATGGTCGGCCAACCCAATACAGTTGGGCCTTTTACTATTTATACTTCACTTAGACCCGGTCCATAATATTTACAAAACTAGCAGAATGTATTGAACTAAGCTATTACATTTGACTACTCCTGTCTATTTaccaaataaataaagaatagGCCAACTTAAGTGTGTGGCTTTGGAGGCCCAACAAAACCTCGTTACCTAGAATATTGCAGTTTCTAAGAGAGGACAAACAAGTAGTACAATATTGTTCATATTGAAAGACACCACTTGTGATACGGTGACATTGAAATATTGGAAAGCGATCGTTTCGTTGAGGGTTGCTAACACATTTAATTTTACATATTTCAAAACTGAAGAATCAATATCCGACATCTCAGTCTTTCTGTTCTTGCTGGAACAACATGACACGAACCTTATTATAAGCTCATCCTCGGCTCTTTGTCATTTGTATTAATTGAACTCAAGATAATACTAAGAAGAAACTGCCATTTATCGATACCCTACATACTAAAGCCAATCAAGTTGTGGCCAAAATTTCAAAGTACCTTTCCAACTTTGATCCCCATTTGCCTTTTTCCAAGGGAGAACTTCTGAAATGCTTTTGTCGTTCTCAAATCTCACACTTCAAACTCAATGGACATTGAGTAAATTGAACTATATGTCAgcttattaatttatcaaatatcaATCCGTATATATCGATCCCAAAAACTCAAGTATTGAAAAGGACTATGTGATATATAAGTACATACATGTAAACTAGCACTGCAGGTCTCTATCTCTAGGATTCCatactcacaacaaccacacGAGATGGTACAAAAGCAATCTATGAAAACCATAGCACGTATAACAAAAAATATGAGCACATCGAGAAAATACAAAGAATTTTATACTGTAGTAACCAAGATGAAAGTGATAGTGGAAACCAAACATATCTCTAAGGTTCAGTGAAAACGCACACTGAAAATTCGACTGAAACTAGAAAAAGTTACTGTAAAcgcaaatttcaaaattcatatgTTTACAGTTACATATATGGCTAAGATTATAATTATTGTTTCAACAACCCCAGGTACCTTGACTCTTCAAATACATAATAGGGTGATATTTCTTGCTGAGTTTCAGAATTGCATACTGATGGAGGGTAAACAATTAGAGGGCTCAATTCTTCCCAGCTTGTACTAATATCTGGTGATGTAGTGCTAATAGTGCTACTATTGACCATTTCCAATGCACTTTTATCTATTTGTTGAGAATGACTAGTAGTGCTGTTAAGCACGTCATTCAGGCCGACGGGAACGTAATTATTATACTCTTGAAAACTGTTGATAACTCCATTAATATTGCTGGAGTAATAGCTGCTTATCACTGAAGAATCACAAGTATTGATATTAAGAGGATTCATAGATGCTGAAGAGGGAATTAGCTGATTTGTTGAGCTTTGACACAGTTGATCTTGAGAGAAATAAACCTGATCAGGAGAATACTGAAAGTTTGCACTGCTTTCTGCCAGGTCATTTTGTGGAGCAATTAGTGTAGAGAATAATAGTGGTTGTGGAGGCCAAGAATAATATGCATTCATGATATCTGGAGTACTAGCAAAGAAATTTTCGTTTTCCTTCATCATATCTAGCTTATTATTATGAAGGTATCCTGTCCGAGGCCGATGATCCTTCCGCTGTTTGCCTAGTAGTTTTTTCTTCAGCTTTGTATTCCAGTAATTCTTGATATCATTATCCGTTCGCCCAGGTAATTGAGCAGCTATAATTGACCACCTATGATATTGAAAAAGTTTAACATGTTAATGAGTAACAAGACTCTTAATTAAATTACCAAAGAGAAGTAGTAACAAAAAGGATCGGAGAATAAATAGAATAGCCTTGAGCGTAACCCTAGAAACTGAATTGAATGATGCATATTGACTTATTATTTACCTGCTGCCAATACTTAGATAGAGACTACATATTATGTTGTCTTCCTCCTCAGTAAACTCCCCGTGCTTGATGTTTGGCCGGAGATAATTCAGCCATCTAAGCCGACAACTCTTCCCGCATCTCTTGAGACCTAATTAGTTAAGCCATAAAAACAAGATGAAATATTAACTTTAAAGATAGGAATTTTTAAGTGACTGTTCAAATATCACTGTCCCTTATCTCCCTTTCCTTTTCCCGATCCCAAAATTAAAtgtgtaataaataaaataaagttttgaGCTCAAATTATCTCATACAGGAATTTGGGCATGCTATAGGAGTGCAAGGATTACTAACCAACTTTCTGGGGAAGAGTGATCCAGTTACCACCAGTGCCATGTTGCTGGATATAGGACTTGAGCTTGGCATCTTCTTCAGGTGACCATGGTCCTCTCTTCACGTTGGCTTTGTCACAGCAAGGAGCTCTACCCATTTTTAAAGGTTTAGTGGCAGTCGCTGAAGCTTCTCTCtgaaaatattaagtaattactatCACATCTGTTTATATATATAGAGATAGATAGAAGATCAAGGGGAGAGAGAGTGACGGTAATTAtattaaattaaagaataaggaGACTGTAATAGCTGGAGAAGGAGAGACATGGGGATGGGAATGATTAGCGGCTTTTTTCTAAAAAGTAAGATGGGAAAAAGCTATACTAGTAGTCTTTTATTAAGAGATTAAAATAATAGGGCAATTTGAATGCCCGAAGAGTGAATCAAATTTTTTCTCATTGTCTTACTTAATTAGTTCGGAATCTTATATATCATCGTGCGATTCATCATCCACCTTCTGTTCACACTCCCACACACATAgtattctctctttctctctgaTAGACATACGAATTATCAAAATCCATAAAGTTAGATCTCAACGTTCATGTATTGGTGTGTATACTTGGACATTTACGGTTTCTCAAGGTCCATGGAGCATAGTATATACGAACTTAGCAGTGTATGCAAAATCATTTACTCTGATGGAATAGGATAAATTGAGACGGTATTTTGTAAATACGTAATTATCTTGAATATATTAACCATTTTTTTATTTTCCGATCGCCGGGAAGGGACAAAAGAAATATCTTGTTGTTTCTTCAACAATTTCTGATCCCTAGTGGACCTCTCAGTAGGATTCGAACCCAGATGAAGTTCTGACCATCTATCAGAGAAAAAAGAACGAACGGATCTTGTAAGATTCTCTAGAAATTCTTCGATTTCTTCCGGCAACAGATGATTAATCATCTGTTTCTCACGTTCCGTGAATAGCCGGGACATTGAGGAATATCCAAAAAGGCGTTTCGGGAATCGGCCTGATTCTATCTCTTTTCGTTCCGTTTGAAGAAAGGAAGGATCCCAAAGAATCAATCTTTCTTTATAACCTCGGCTCTATTTATTGATCTGAGCAAGATACGACTTAGTTAAACTGAATATTTAAAATGAACAATTCATAAAAAGAAATCCTTCTATGGGATTACGCGTATTCTATATTTACTTACGTTACCAATTGTCAATTCTTGTTCATTGTCATTGAGATTCATGTCAATTCGGATTAATATTTAGGTATCGATATTAcctctttttttctcctttcaaACAAATAAAAATGATTGAAGTTTTTCTATTTGGAATCGTGTTAGGTCTAATTCCTATTACTTTGGCTGGATTATTCGTAACTGCATATTTACAATATAGGCGTGGTGATCAGTTGAAACTCCCCACCTTGGAATAGAAATGATGTTTATTCTTTTGTCAACAAAAAGGTTATTATTCAGTAAATAGAGGATTTCCTAATTCTATTATTTTATCTATCAATCAGAAAAGCGAAGCGAGTTCCATTACGTATTGATTGGTGAGCTAATCAATATCAAATATGAAAGGGAAAGAATTTGAATTCTAATTACTAATTAGAAATTagataatatttattattaatagaatttgaagaatttgaaattcttAGTATAGATCTAAGTATCTATATATTTAAATCTAACTGAGTAGGTATAATAAGTGTAGAAAACCTATTTGGTTCTAGTAGTTATTTTActagatttttcttcttttttttctttctatagtGGAGATAGTCGCACGTAATGACCGATCACGGCCATATTATTAAAAGCTTGTGGTAAGAATGGGTTTCGTTCTAGTGCTCGAAAATAATATTCCAAAGCTTTCGTATGTTCTCCATTACTTGTGTGGATAAGCCCTATATATAGAGCATATAACTTCGATCATAGGGATCAATTTCTAGTCGCATAGCTTCATAATAATTCTGCAAAGCTTCTGCATAATTTCCTTCTGATTGAGCCAACATCCGTTACGGTCGTCATTCAATTGAAAGAATCTCCGTTCTAGAACCGTACGTGAGATTTTCACCTCATACGGCTCCTCCTTATGTGCATAATGAGAATAATACATAGAATCAAAAAAGATTCAACGATGAAAATATTCTCATTATGAACTCAGCAGGGCTAGTGTTTTTACAAGAAATCTCTAGAAAACCTTCCTGCAGGAGATTCTTTCTTAACATCAAGCCTATTGGGACTAGATAGAAATGATAAGATAACTCCAACAATTTCTTTGTTTTTAATGCCTCCTAATTTCCAGGGATTAGTCACTTCAATAGCCTTCGATAGGACGAACGAGATGGATGTTTCTTGTCCCAACCGTTCTTTTAGTCCCAAGCCCGCTAAGGAAAGGGCTGACTTAAAACAAAGTTTTCGTGTTGTTGATTCCTAGGTGTAGTGCTTCTTCCCCTATGCTTCCTATTAGCGCTAGTAGAGTAGGATTAACCCGTAATACAGAACCTCTAGGCGTAACCTTTCGTTTAATACTAGAATCGAGAATCAAAACATAGCATCTGAGGTTACATGAATCGAGGATACACGACAGAAGGAATTGTTCTATTTCCAAACTTCACCTTTAAAAAGCGtagattttttcaaaaaatttctcgAATCACATGTTTTTCTCCCTTCCACTGCCCGAACTACCAATCGCCCCACTATCTGCTAGTCTGGTTCAACTCGAACTTCTGTCATGTCAAGCTTCCTGACCTGCTTTGTACCAGCGGGTATTTTGTGTTCTTCGGGGCGCTGGCTAGCCCTGCTCAACGCCCTACACGCCGGCTTGGATTGGAAGGAAGGACTTTGCTTTTCGATCGCTTTTTGAGGCCAGTTTGGATGAGCGTGGGCAAGTTTAGGATTCACTATCGCTTTCCGCTTAGAGTGGCTCGCACGGGTTTAGGTTCGGCCTCAATGGGAAAATAAAATGGAGCACCTAACAACGCATCTTCACAGACCAAGAACTACGAGATCACCCCTTTCGTTCTGGGGTGACGGAGGGATCGTACCATCTGAGCCATATTTTTCTTGACTCGAAATGGGAGCAGGTTTGAAAAAGGATCTTAGAGTGTCTATGGTTGGGCCAGGAGGGTCTCTTAAcgccttcttttttcttctcatcGGAGTTATTTCACAAAGACTTGCCAGGGTAAGGAAGAAGGGGAGAACAAGCACACTTGGAGAGCACAGTACAACGGAGAGTTGTATGTTGCGTACAGAAAAGTGAGCTAATCTAATCAATCTTACTTGTACAATAGAAATGGCCACTGGTTTATCTCTCTAGCGAATCAAATTGGCCAAAGGTGTGCGTTCATGAGCCCATGCTAAAGTTTCAATCAATTCCTGCCAATATCCACGCCAAGAAACTAAGAACATAAATCCAGTAGCCCAAACAAGATGTCCAAATAAGAACATCCATGCCCAAACCGATAAACTATTCATACCAAAAGGATTATATCCGTTGATAAGTTGTGAAGAGTTTAACCATAAATAATCCTTTAACCAACCCATCAAATAAGTGGAAGATTCATTACCTcaactctttttttattttttgaaaaagaataaaaaaaaagggggTGTGGGGAGAAATGACAAGAAGATATTGAAAGATAAATTTGGAAGAGATGATGGAGGCAGGAGTTCATTTTGGTCATGGTACTAGGAAATGGAATCCTAAAATGCCGCCTTATATTCCTGCAAAGCGTAAGGGTATTCATATTACAAATCTTACTAGAACTGCTCGTTTTTTATCAGAAGCTTGTGATTTAGTTTTTGACGCAGCAAGTAGGGGAAAACAATtcttaattgttggtaccaaaaaTAAAGCAGTTGATTCAGTAGAGTGGGCTGCAATAAGGGCCCGGTGTCATTATGTTAATAAAAAATGGCTTGGCGGTATGTTAACGAATTGGTCCACTACCGAAACAAGACTTCATAAGTTCAGGGACTTGAGAATGGAACAAAAAACAGGGAGACTCAACCGTCTCCCGAAAAGAGATGCAGCTATGTTGAAAAGACAATTATCTCGCTTGCAAACATATCTGGGCGGGATTAAATATATGACAGGGGTACCCGATATTGTAATCATCGTTGATCAGCACGAAGAATATACGACCCTGCGAGAGTGTATTACTTTAGAAATTCCAACAATTTGTTTAACCGATACAAATTGTGACCCCGATCTCGCAGATATTTCAATTCTAGCGAATGATGACGCCATATCCTCAATCCGATTAATTCTTAACAAATTAGTATTCGCAATTTGTGAGGATCGTTCTAGCTATATTGGAATTTATTGGAATTTTCAACAGATACAAATGGAAAGAAATTGATAAAACATCCCTAGAAACAGACTTCTGTTACTTAGACTTATTAATTAAGTTATAGGATTTTGTatagaatatcaaaacaaaaatgatccatttcaatttatgtaaacCCATTtaactgggcacggagtttaagaaaagagataagaCTTTTgtacttgtggtgtaaaatgagtcatatatatatattttgtgtgactataaattattgcataaagataaattatttccaaataggaaagaggtcattctttttggcacggactaaaaagaaataagtttacataaattgaaacggagggaataaGAAGAATTGTGCTACATTCGTCCTATGTGTGGAAATTTAAGATGGTAATTTATCTCTTTTACATCAAATTAGCAATAGtagaaaagttttaaaaaaattacaaatttaATTAGCTCGAAGCTTAGAAAATATATTACCACAAAATTTATGACTTCAATCATACTCCCTTTTTTATGTACCTACAAATGATGCCACGGTCTCAGCATTTCCGACATCATAAAAAAGCATTTCCGGCAAGCTCAATTTCAAAGCTTATCACTTAAAAATCACTTTAAAACTATGAACTTCGGATGTTCTATTCCGACTTTCTTATTTCTTGATCTTAACCAAAAGGCCGAAAAAGGTAGGTATCTATGTGCAATATAATCTATAACAAAGTTTTCCTGCTCCAATTTTCATTTCCTTTAATTTTATGTGCCTCTAGATCTAAAAATTACCATCCAGCACCTCAGGTTAGGGGTGTttataaaaacccgaaaaattgaaccaaaccgaaaaccaaaccaaaccgaccaaaagaaccgatactttttaggtttggtttggttttggttttaaattttaaaaaccgatcaaatttggtttggttttagttttaatcaaaaaaataaccgaaaaaaccgactataaaagtagctatttaaatttattattacacctatatatatgtatacttttatataaagtttctaaaattttatagtACATCTCAGTCActtgtatttttagtctagttctttgctattataataatttaattctttgcttttacattctagtttgattggtagttttcttttgctaaatacaagaatttatttcatgtaaaaataatcgatttttaattgagtacttaaattattcatcactatttgattcaattattatcagtatatcttggtaaatgatagatttctcaaagagcaattgatcTGATAGTGTTACATTAAAAATGTAgtcgccggaatatgtgtttggtagtgtatgtctcatatttaagaaaaaaatcgataaataaccgaaaaaataaaaaaaccgacaaaaaccAAATCGATAAAAaatcgacttaattggtttggttccaatatttaaaaaaccgacttacttgatttggtttctttttaggaaaaaatcGATCCAAACCAAATCATGAACACCCCTACCTCAGGTCCTCAATGCCTTAAGTGCAGATCTATCCCCCTCTGTGAAATTGAAGCAAAATACGAAGATTCAAGTATCGAAGAGATCGAAAAGGTGGAGAACTATCGACAAACCCGTTGGTTTCGACTTAAATTACATGTGTTATTTTCCCCACTATTCTTTAAGTTATAATTAGCTATGATCTTCACGCAAATTTTCCTCTAattatcatttttcattttctccaATATCTTATGGGGCCAAATAGTAACGTTCAATTTCCTCTAACTTGAGGTCGTTTTGGTCCGCCGCCGTCAAATTCTAGTTGGAACATTCCTTGTTCGATAGGAGGGACATTGCTCGCAAAGTCCTTTTTTGTCCCTATGAATTGTTGAGGGTTAATTAGAGGGCCTTAGCTAGACATATGGCACGACTCAACGTGCGTCAACCTAGCTATACAATTACAAATTGGTGTGAATAGTCACATAGC
Proteins encoded in this region:
- the LOC107779404 gene encoding uncharacterized protein LOC107779404 is translated as MGRAPCCDKANVKRGPWSPEEDAKLKSYIQQHGTGGNWITLPQKVGLKRCGKSCRLRWLNYLRPNIKHGEFTEEEDNIICSLYLSIGSRWSIIAAQLPGRTDNDIKNYWNTKLKKKLLGKQRKDHRPRTGYLHNNKLDMMKENENFFASTPDIMNAYYSWPPQPLLFSTLIAPQNDLAESSANFQYSPDQVYFSQDQLCQSSTNQLIPSSASMNPLNINTCDSSVISSYYSSNINGVINSFQEYNNYVPVGLNDVLNSTTSHSQQIDKSALEMVNSSTISTTSPDISTSWEELSPLIVYPPSVCNSETQQEISPYYVFEESRYLGLLKQ